A window of the Scleropages formosus chromosome 5, fSclFor1.1, whole genome shotgun sequence genome harbors these coding sequences:
- the LOC108942443 gene encoding cysteine and glycine-rich protein 2-like isoform X1: protein MPNWGGGNRCGACHGPVYHAEEVQCDGESFHKSCFLCMVCRKGLDSTTVAVHNKEIYCKSCYGKKYGPKGYGYGQGAGILNMDRGERLGIKPQQTLSHWPTRNPNASKLAQKFGGSEKCSRCGDSVYAAEKIMGAGKPWHKNCFRCAKCGKSLESTTQTEKDGEIYCKACYAKNFGPKGFGYGQGAGALIHAR, encoded by the exons ATGCCcaactggggaggggggaacagGTGTGGGGCGTGCCATGGGCCCGTGTACCATGCCGAGGAGGTGCAGTGCGACGGGGAGAGCTTCCACAAGAGCTGCTTCCTCTGCA TGGTCTGCAGGAAGGGCCTGGACAGCACCACAGTAGCTGTCCACAACAAAGAGATCTACTGCAAGTCTTGCTATGGGAAGAAGTACGGGCCCAAAGGCTACGGCTACGGCCAGGGGGCGGGGATCCTCAACATGGATCGAGGAGAGAGGCTTGGCATCAAACCACAGCA AACCCTGAGCCACTGGCCCACAAGAAATCCCAATGCCTCCAAGCTTGCTCAGAAATTTGGTGGTTCGGAGAAGTGCTCCCGATGTGGGGATTCCGTTTATGCTGCAGAGAAGATAATGGGAGCAGGAAAG CCGTGGCATAAGAACTGCTTCCGTTGTGCCAAGTGCGGGAAGAGCCTGGAGTCCACCACCCAGACGGAGAAGGATGGGGAGATTTACTGCAAAG CTTGCTACGCAAAGAACTTTGGACCAAAGGGGTTTGGCTATGGTCAGGGTGCAGGAGCCCTCATCCACGCCCGGTGA
- the LOC108942443 gene encoding cysteine and glycine-rich protein 2-like isoform X2: MPNWGGGNRCGACHGPVYHAEEVQCDGESFHKSCFLCMVCRKGLDSTTVAVHNKEIYCKSCYGKKYGPKGYGYGQGAGILNMDRGERLGIKPQQTLSHWPTRNPNASKLAQKFGGSEKCSRCGDSVYAAEKIMGAGKKPWHKNCFRCAKCGKSLESTTQTEKDGEIYCKACYAKNFGPKGFGYGQGAGALIHAR; this comes from the exons ATGCCcaactggggaggggggaacagGTGTGGGGCGTGCCATGGGCCCGTGTACCATGCCGAGGAGGTGCAGTGCGACGGGGAGAGCTTCCACAAGAGCTGCTTCCTCTGCA TGGTCTGCAGGAAGGGCCTGGACAGCACCACAGTAGCTGTCCACAACAAAGAGATCTACTGCAAGTCTTGCTATGGGAAGAAGTACGGGCCCAAAGGCTACGGCTACGGCCAGGGGGCGGGGATCCTCAACATGGATCGAGGAGAGAGGCTTGGCATCAAACCACAGCA AACCCTGAGCCACTGGCCCACAAGAAATCCCAATGCCTCCAAGCTTGCTCAGAAATTTGGTGGTTCGGAGAAGTGCTCCCGATGTGGGGATTCCGTTTATGCTGCAGAGAAGATAATGGGAGCAGGAAAG AAGCCGTGGCATAAGAACTGCTTCCGTTGTGCCAAGTGCGGGAAGAGCCTGGAGTCCACCACCCAGACGGAGAAGGATGGGGAGATTTACTGCAAAG CTTGCTACGCAAAGAACTTTGGACCAAAGGGGTTTGGCTATGGTCAGGGTGCAGGAGCCCTCATCCACGCCCGGTGA
- the e2f7 gene encoding transcription factor E2F7 → MDVTCVALRHLMSPRRSRMDTDDEEEEVRSGQKENVYMEAKRTTPQKCDQTSKKDLNADQVHITPSKLQDRACGDPLTPTANLKMLISAASPDIRDREMRKVLFRPIENESDDLAVDEHDEFDGADEGTDEFEKKPSRKQKSLGLLCKKFLALYPNYPASSKTISISLDEVATNLGVERRRIYDIVNVLESLKLVSRVAKNQYVWHGQRQLRHTLRELHGLGRKLRYHLQMEQPGECGPRAPSHADEPAPEHGDTGDVDASSGPASGRKDKSLRIMSQKFVTLFLVSKTQTITLDLAAKILIEESQDMASHSKYKTKVRRLYDIANVLTSLNLIKKVHVREERGRKPAFKWTGPVDFHSTSGDLDGMGMLPFPEFHADFGQSMSQPGCPRLTRHVSFNIVPVPVPVPAQRRVSSAPSSPHSSMMGKDRRSTPPQSRLSLRLKSKPVRCELNVFSTCYFVVTSLFLLLHPGLMPQAADYSGKTTDKPAECQQSGDESRLLTAKTGVLGSAATLPARVGLIHSDVLHESHPLPHLYPTSIQSPAPPREEEGTRTQAALTFFPTLPQSSLVMVYKGQEAHGAGAQGQRSPEFRQGVLGKRKAGDRDAGAAKRSNMVQREDQDPQERREGGRTEEVNSETDSSLNGAPCPALQPQVGAMPRVTADKETPLTTHYLYVPNSPGLNKLNLLLSSGHTAGGLPLSSSTLPAIAFPYVLLPPSALSSYPLITSGLPVSSGSFGIAGIVSPNHLVLGAQSLAVSATPDFTRSLSLEPLGPDQARVCGLASPVSPAGPQQPEDRSKSQLQPQTPLTPKEAGSGGSQAFFQTPGTLGSADPKVARKRGSAQRRLEIGPLPTN, encoded by the exons aTGGATGTGACCTGTGTGGCTTTAAGGCACTTGATGAGTCCCAGGAGGAGCAGGATGGACACagatgatgaagaggaggaggtcagAAGTGGTCAGAAG GAGAATGTTTACATGGAGGCCAAGAGGACAACTCCCCAGAAGTGTGACCAGACCTCCAAGAAGGACCTGAACGCAGACCAGGTGCATATTACCCCCAGCAAGCTCCAGGACCGGGCCTGCGGGGACCCCCTGACACCCACCGCCAACCTCAAGATGCTAATCAGTGCCGCTAGCCCGGACATCCGGGACCGAGAGATGAGGAAGGTCCTTTTCCGGCCCATCGAGAACGAGAGCGATGACCTGGCTGTGGATGAACATGACGAG TTTGACGGGGCAGATGAGGGGACAGATGAATTTGAGAAGAAGCCCAGTCGCAAGCAAAAGAGCCTCGGCCTTCTGTGTAAGAAGTTCCTGGCACTCTATCCCAACTACCCAGCATCCTCCAAGACAATTAGCATCTCTCTTGATGAGGTGGCTACAAATCTAG GAGTGGAGCGTCGGCGGATCTATGACATCGTCAACGTGCTGGAGTCTCTGAAGCTGGTCAGCCGGGTGGCCAAGAACCAGTACGTGTGGCATGGGCAGCGGCAGCTGCGGCATACACTGCGGGAGCTGCACGGTCTTGGTAGGAAGCTGCGCTACCATCTGCAAATGGAGCAGCCAGGGGAGTGTGGCCCCAGGGCACCTTCGCACGCAGATGAGCCTGCACCTGAGCACGGGGACACCGGAGATGTGGATGCCAGCTCTG gGCCAGCCAGTGGACGTAAAGACAAGTCCCTGCGCATCATGAGCCAGAAGTTTGTCACACTCTTCTTGGTGTCCAAGACGCAGACCATCACCCTGGACCTGGCAGCCAAAATTCTCATTGAGGAGAGTCAGGACATGGCCAGCCACAGCAAGTACAAAA CTAAGGTTCGAAGGCTTTATGACATCGCCAACGTCCTGACCAGCCTAAACCTCATCAAGAAGGTGCACGTAAGAGAGGAACGTGGACGCAAGCCAGCTTTCAAATGGACTGGTCCTGTAGACTTCCATTCCACCAGTG gAGATCTGGATGGTATGGGCATGCTCCCCTTCCCAGAATTCCACGCAGACTTTGGACAGAGTATGTCGCAGCCTGGGTGTCCGAGGCTCACGCGCCATGTTTCTTTCAACATCGTACCAGTCCCTGTACCAGTACCTGCCCAGCGAAGGGTCAGCTCAGCCCCCAGCAGCCCACACAGTAGCATGATGGGTAAGGACCGCAGGTCTACTCCACCACA AAGCCGTCTTTCTTTACGCTTAAAGAGTAAACCTGTGAGATGTGAACTGAATGTATTTTCTACCTGCTATTTTGTTGTTACATCACTCTTTCTGCTTCTACATCCAGGTCTGATGCCGCAGGCAGCAGATTATTCCGGAAAAACTACAGATAAACCTGCTGAGTGCCAGCAGTCTGGAGATGAGTCCAG GCTTCTCACAGCAAAAACTGGTGTCCTTGGGTCAGCTGCCACCCTTCCGGCCCGGGTGGGGCTCATTCATTCAGATGTTCTCCATGAGTCCCACCCCTTGCCCCACCTCTACCCCACCTCCATCCAGTCTCCAGCGCCACCGAGAGAGGAAGAAGGCACTCGCACCCAGGCAGCTCTGACCTTCTTCCCAACCCTTCCCCAGTCATCTTTAGTCATGGTGTACAAGGGTCAAGAGGCACATGGTGCAGGGGctcagggtcagaggtcaccagAGTTCAGGCAGGGTGTCCTAGGGAAGAGGAAGGCAGGTGACAGAGATGCTGGAGCAGCTAAAAGGAGCAACATGGTCCAAAGAGAAGATCAGGATCCCCAGGAG AGAAGGGAAGGAGGCAGGACTGAGGAGGTCAACTCAGAGACAGACAGCAGTCTGAACGGCGCTCCCTGCCCCGCGCTCCAGCCGCAGGTGGGGGCCATGCCCAGGGTCACTGCAGACAAGGAGACACCTCTGACCACACACTACCTCTATGTGCCCAACTCCCCAG GACTGAACAAACTGAACTTGCTTCTCTCGTCTGGACACACTGCAGGGGGACTCCCGCTCAGCTCCAGCACCTTACCTGCCATTGCCTTCCCATATGTCCTGCTGCCACCGTCCGCTCTCTCCTCCTACCCCCTGATCACCAGTGGCCTCCCGGTGTCCAGCGGCAGCTTTGGTATCGCTGGAATAGTTTCGCCGAATCACCTTGTGCTTGGAGCTCAGTCCCTTGCTGTCTCTGCGACCCCAGACTTTACTAGGTCCCTGTCGCTGGAGCCTTTGGGTCCAGATCAGGCAAGAGTTTGTGGCTTGGCCTCTCCAGTTTCTCCTGCAGGGCCCCAGCAGCCAGAGGACAGAAGTAAAAGCCAGCTTCAG cCACAGACGCCGTTGACTCCAAAGGAGGCGGGTTCTGGCGGCTCTCAAGCTTTCTTCCAGACCCCGGGGACGCTGGGCTCTGCTGACCCCAAAGTTGCACGCAAACGTGGCTCTGCCCAGAGGAGGCTGGAAATTGGACCCCTGCCAACCAATTAG